Genomic DNA from Taurinivorans muris:
TTTACAAGGATTTGAGGAAATGACACTACCAAAGCACATAGCTATCATTATGGACGGCAATGGCAGATGGGCGAAACAAAGAGGGCTTTCCCGGAGCGAAGGGCATTTGGCAGGTGCAAATACGGTTGAACTTGTTATAAAAGAATGTTTACGCCATAAAATTCCTCATCTTTCTTTATATAGTTTTTCCACGGAAAACTGGAATAGACCGAAAGAAGAAGTTGATTATCTTTTTAACTTGTTTTGCCAATTCGTTGAAAGCAAACTCCCCCTGATGCTTGAGGAAAACATACGGTTTTCCATGATCGGCGACAAAAGCGAATTGCCGGAAGAAGCGCAAAACGCTTTGGAAAACGCCATTGAAAAAACAAAACATTGCAAAAAACTGGAATTAACGCTTGCCATCAACTATTCCGGAACACAGGAAATCCTCCATGCTGTCCGCCAAAGCGTCGGTGAAATTCTAAACAAAGAACAGCATAAGGAAAAAATTCAAGATCTTATTCAAAAAAATGAGAGTGAAGCCGTTATTTCCTATCTGACTTCGCTTTTTGACAAAAATCATTATACAGAGCAAAATTTACGCAATAACCTCTATTTGCCCTATTTGCCAAATCCTGATTTGATTATCCGCACAAGCGGAGAATTGCGGCTCAGCAATTTTTATCTGCTCCAAGCAGCCTATTCTGAATTTTATTTTACAGAAACGTTTTGGCCTGATTTTTCCGAACAGGATTTTGAAAATGCCCTTATTGCGTATCAAAACAGAAATCGCCGATTCGGAAAAATTGACAAATAAGGATTCATTATGGCTGAATCAAAATTTTCTGCAGTAAAAACACGGATAAGAACAGCTCTTATTTTAGTTTTAATTCTTTCGATTGTCCTGTATTTGGGTGAAACAGCAATTTATGCGTTCATTTGCCTTGTTTCTTTGCTTGCCCAATGGGAATTTCTTTCTCTTTTTTATCCCGGAAAAGAAAAACTGCATTTTAAAATTCTTTTTTGCGGACTTGGAGTTTTCCATTTCCTCCTTTCCTATTTTTTACCTGCCTTCCCCCTTGTTTTCAATATCTGCGCCGTCGCCCTCATCAGCGCGTTTACCGCCCTTGCCGGCTTCACCCATGAAAACGCTTGGGACAATATGAAAAAAGCGGGACTCGGCTTTATCTCATTCATCTATCTCCCTGTTGTTTTCAGCTTTATGAGCAAATTTTCCCTTATGCAGCAATTCCTTGTCTTACTCATTCCCATTGCTTCCGATACGTTTGCCTATTTTGTGGGGATAGCCGTCGGCAAACATAAGATTTGGGTTTCCGTCAGCCCCAAAAAAAGCGTTGAAGGCTGTGCCGCAGGTTTGCTCGTTTCCATTTTGATACTGCTCTATTTCGCCTATTGCCAGCATGTTGTCACCGCCCCGTTCCCTCTTTTGCTGCTCTTAGGCATCACGTTAGGCGTATTGGCGCAGCTTGGCGATTTTTTCGAATCAGCCCTCAAAAGAACCGTTGCTATCAAAGACTCCGGAACGCTTCTTGCCGGACACGGCGGAGTATTGGACAGAACGGACAGCCTTCTTTTCACCATTACGGGCTTTGAACTTTTCACACTTCTTTTAAGTGTTTTATAATCATGCAATATATCAGTCCGCTCAATACTGTTCCGACAACTTTTCCCAAAAAAATCGCCCTTATGGGGAGTACCGGAACGATTGGCTCGAACGCTTTGGCGGTTATCCGGGAAAGCAAGGAGTTTTTTCAGGTCATTGCCCTTGCAGGCGGAAAAAACATTAAGAAATTGGCGGAACAAGCCAATGAATTTACGCCTCCATACCTTGCTTTGCAATTTGAACAAGACATTCCGAAATTGAAGGAATTGCTCAAACCTCGTTACGCTCCCATAATTTTACACGGCAAACAGGGCTATTCACAAATAAGTTCCTTGCAGGAAACCGACATCGTGCTTTCCGCCCAAGTCGGCGCGGCAGGGCTGGCGGCGACGGTTTCCGCCGTCAGCGCAGGCAAACATGTCGCTTTGGCCAATAAGGAATCCCTTGTGCTTGCAGGCGGCTACCTCCGCAAACTCGCCCATGAGAAAAACGCCAACATCATTCCGGTTGATTCGGAACATTACGCCCTTTTTCAATGCTTAGCCCCGCATCTTGCGCAGGCGGACACAGTAAAATCCCTTATTCTTACTGCATCGGGCGGTCCTTTTCACGGCAAATCCAAAGAATTTTTGGAACACGTCACCGTTGAAGACGCCCTCAAACACCCCAACTGGAAAATGGGGGCAAAAATCACAATCGATTCCGCAAGCCTCATGAACAAAGGTTTGGAAGTCATTGAAGCCTGCCATTTATACGGCGTCAATTTGAAGCAGGTGGAAGTCGTCGTCCACCCTCAATCCATCATACACTCTTTGGTTTCCTGGCAAGACGGCTCAATCACAGCCCAACTGGCGACGCCGGACATGAAATTGCCCATTTGCGCGGCTTTTTCCTATCCCGGCATGCTGACCCAAAAAAATAACAGTGTCGCAAGTCTTGACTTAACGGCGCAAGGACTTAATTTTTATAAACCGAACAAAGAGCTTTTCCCCTGTTTGGATTTGGCATACCAGGCTTTTGTCCAAGAATTGTGCATTGAACTCAATGCCGCCAATGAAATAGCCGTTGAACGCTTTTTGCAAAAAGACATCCAATTTTTGCAAATTCCGCAGCTCATTCATGATATGCTTTGCCATGCCTCAAAATTGCCCAAAATATCATTGTTATCCCATACCATTGAAACGGCATTGAATAGTATTGAAGAACGCGACGCACATATCCGCGAACAAGCCAAAAACTGGCATTAACCTTTAACCCTGTAAAGACCTATGGATTTCATTATTTCAATTTTTTCACATTTAGATTCCGTCATCGCAATCATACTGGTTTTAGGCGGATTGATTTTTATCCATGAACTGGGACATTTTCTTGCTTTTCGCTCTTTAGGCGTCGGCATTGTCACATTTTCCATCGGCATGGGTCCCAAAATTTGGGGCGTCAAAAAAGGCAAAACAACCTATCAAATCGCGGCGTTTCCTTTCGGCGGTTATGTCGCCGCTGTCGGCGAATACAGCAAGGACGTGGAAGAAATAGGCTTTACCCAAGAAGAAGCCGTCAGCAACAGACCTGCATGGCAGCGCATGTATTTCGCCTTTGCCGGACCTTTTGCCAATTTGCTCACGGCTTGGGCGATTTATACGCTCCTTGCCTTCACCAGCGGCATGAACATACTGCTTCCGCAAGTCGGAGCTCTGCTTCCTGATTCCCCTGCCATGTCAGCAGGTTTGCAGGAAAAAGACCTTATCGTCGCCATTGACGGCAAAACCGTTTCCTCCTGGAATGAAGTTCCTGACATTGTCAACAATTCCGGCGGAAAAACCATGAAGTTCACCATTGAAAGAAATAATGAAAATATGGATGTTCTCATTGACCCCCAAAAAATGCCCCGTCTGAATATTTTCGGTGAAGAGGAAATTGCGTGGCTTATCGGCATACAGCCCATGGGAACCATCCGCACCGAAGAACTCGGTTTTGCAGCCTCCCTCAAACAAGGCGTAACCCAGTCCTGGGATATGATTGTCCTTACCCTGACAGGACTGAAAAAAATGGTCACAGGCTCTGTTTCCGCCGATTCTGTGGGCGGTCCGCTTCTTATCGGAGAAATGATTGCAAAGCAAGCCGAAAACGGTATTGTTTCCCTGCTTCTTTTAACCGCCCTCATCAGTGTCAACTTGGGGCTTTTAAACCTCTTGCCCATTCCCATTCTTGACGGCGGACTTATTTTCTTCTGTCTTGTGGAAATGATTATCCGCCGCCCGGTACCGGAAAAACTGCAGGAGCGCCTTATGCAGCTGGGAGCGCTTCTCCTCATCGCCCTTATGATTTTTGCAACATTTAACGATATCATGCGTTGGTTTAGATAACAATAATGGACGAATTGACCCTTATCCTGAATGCAGCCGAAAAACGCCTGCAATTCATTCTTTTGCAGGATGAAATTCTTTTGCATGCTGAAGAAAGCGAACCGCAAAAAAACGGCACGGACCCGCTTCTTTCCCATATCAACCATGCCTGCCGCCAACTCGGCACCCACCCGAACCGGATAAAAAAAATCGCCGCAACAGCCGGTCCCGGAAATTTCATGGGCATACGCCTTACCGCCGCCATTGCGGGGGCGTTTTGCCGCGCCAATAACGGCATGCAGGCAAGCATAAACTATATGCAAGCCCTTGCCTATAATTATTTCGCAAAAGAAGAGGAAATTATTCATATTGTCACGGCAGGTACCCGCGAGCTTGTCCATTCCCAGTGTTTTCAATATATAAACGGTATGGCGCAAGCCCTGCAGGAAATCCGGCTCATCCCTTTTGAACAGTTGTCCGGTATTCCCTGCGAGTTCTGCTGCGGCAGCGGCATACGCACGGAAAAAGTCCAGGAAATACTCAAAAACCATGGCTGCGCCCTTTTGCCAAGTTCCTTTGACAGCCCAAGCATCAACAGCCTGCTGCAATGTTTGAAAACCGTACAATGGCAAAAAGAAGACATTTCCCCCCTTTATCTCAAAGAATGCGACGCTGTCCAAAATCTTCCGCATATCGCCGAACTGCAGGGGAGAAATCCCGAAGAAAGCCGTCAGGAACTGGAACGCCTGCTCAAAGCATGAACACGCCGTAAAACAGAAACGAATAAATTAACCATAAAAAACGGATACTCTTCTGAATATCCGTTTTTCTGTTTTTGTGCAGCGTATGAATTTATTGCATACTGGAAACCGCTTGGCGTTTCTGATTGGCTAAAATTCTTTGTAAAACCGGGTCGTCCTCTTCTGTTGGCTGGGATAATTTCACGGAACTTGCTTTCAATTCTTCCTCTTCTTCCTGCATCATCTGCGCCGCGATTTGGGCGGAATTGAAAACCTGTTTTTTCGCGCCGGAAGAAAGTTCTTCCCCCGCTTTCTTTTCAATATCTTCAGCCTGTGCTTTTTTAGCGAAAGAGCTTAAGCTGACTGTGTCTTTTTCCGCGCCGATTTCATCAATCACATTGGCACGGACCGGATTTGCCGTCGGAATACGGCTGAGCGCGCTTTTGATACGTGCAGGGTCGTTCAGCAAATCGTTTCTGCCCTCTCGCTCAAACATGACAGCCGTGCCAAAACAAGAAAAATATTTGCTTCCGTCAGGATGAAAAGCCACGTTTTCATTGTATCCGATAATGCCTTGCGCGCCTTTGTTCACCGCCATGGCAGCCATTCCGAAAAAAGCCTCTTCCGAATCAAAACCGCGGCAGCACACAAGGCCGAGCACTTTTGCGATAGGGCGGTTTTCAATTTGTTGTGTCGTGACAACGGGAAAACGTCCCATATTGAATAATTCTTTCGCCTCTTTCACGCTTTGTGCCTGAGAAATTTCTTTTTTGGATTTTTTTTCGTTTCCACCAAGTAACATAAACATAACAGCCTCCACAAAAACATAATTTCATACGCATGCCTTTCTTATAGCAAACCTTGTGCCATGTTTTGTATTTCAAAGGGTTAGCGTAAAAATACATATTTTTTGTTTCCCGAATTCATTTTTTTGACAATCAATAACAAATTATTTTTATTTTTTAACTTGAAATTTTCTAAAAAAATTAGTATGGTTACTGTTGTCAAATAAGCAACGCACACAAATGCATGCATTAGTTTTCACTTCATGAGAAGAGAAATAAAGCAAGCTATGCGAACCGCATTTCGATTTGTGTGTATTTCTTATTGGTATTCCATGCACATATTAATTTAATACAAAACTATCTTTATGGAGGAAATATGGCAGCAAAAATGAAAACCATGGACGGCAACACCGCAGCCGCCCACGTTGCCTATGCCCTTAGCGATGCCGCTGCAATTTATCCTATCACCCCATCTTCCGTTATGGGTGAACTTATGGACGATTGGGCAGCCCAAGGTAAAAAGAACGTAATGGGACAAGTTGTCAACGTTCGGGAAATGCAGTCAGAAGCGGGGGCAGCCGGCACCGTGCACGGCAGTCTTGTCGCAGGTGCTTTGACTTCAACGTTCACAGCATCTCAAGGTCTTCTTTTGATGATTCCTAATATGTATAAAATTGCCGGCGAACTTCTGCCCGGCGTATTCCACGTTGCAGCCCGTGCTTTGGCAAGCCATTCCCTTTCCATTTTCGGCGACCACCAAGACGTCATGTCCGCCCGTCAAACAGGGTTTGCGATGCTTTGCTCCAATAACCCGCAGGAAGCGATGGACCTGGCTTTGGTAGCCCACCTTGCCGCCATTGATTCTTCCGTGCCTTTCTGTCACTTCTTTGACGGCTTCCGTACTTCCCACGAAATCCGCAAAATTGAAGTTATCGACTACGACGACATCAAAAAAGTTGTGAATTGGGATAATGTGCAGGCTTTCCGCGACCGCGCCATGAACCCCGAATATCCTCATCAAAGAGGCACCGCGCAAAATCCGGATACGTATTTCCAAAACAGGGAAAGCTCCAATCCGTTCTACAACCAAATTCCAAGCATTGTCGTCGACGCTATGGAACGGGTCGAATCAATCACCGGACGCAAATACAAACCGTTTGACTATTACGGAGATCCGGAAGCGGACAGAGTCATTGTCGCAATGGGTTCCGCCTGTGATGTTATCGAAGAAGTTATCGACTACCTGAATAACGGCGGTCAAAGAGTCGGTCTTATCAAAGTTCATTTGTACCGTCCGTTCAGCGTTGACCACCTTTTCCAAGTTCTTCCCGCAACGGTTCAAACCATTACCGTTCTCGACCGTTCAAAAGAACCCGGCTCTTTGGGAGAAGCGCTCTATCAGGATATTTGCTCCGCATTTGTTGAAAAAGGCGAAGCTATCCGCGTATTCCCTAAAATCATCGCCGGACGCTACGGTCTTGGTTCAAAAGACTTTACTCCCGCCATGGCTCTCGCCGTATTTGACAATATGCTCGTAAGCGGACCTAAAAACCACTTCACAGTGGGCATCAAAGACGATGTGACCTTCCTTTCCCTGGAAGTCGGTCATGAAATCGATACCGTTGCGGAAGGCACAGTCCAATGCAAATTCTTCGGTCTCGGTTCTGACGGCACAGTCGGTGCGAACAAGCAGGCCATTAAAATTATCGGTGACAA
This window encodes:
- the dxr gene encoding 1-deoxy-D-xylulose-5-phosphate reductoisomerase codes for the protein MQYISPLNTVPTTFPKKIALMGSTGTIGSNALAVIRESKEFFQVIALAGGKNIKKLAEQANEFTPPYLALQFEQDIPKLKELLKPRYAPIILHGKQGYSQISSLQETDIVLSAQVGAAGLAATVSAVSAGKHVALANKESLVLAGGYLRKLAHEKNANIIPVDSEHYALFQCLAPHLAQADTVKSLILTASGGPFHGKSKEFLEHVTVEDALKHPNWKMGAKITIDSASLMNKGLEVIEACHLYGVNLKQVEVVVHPQSIIHSLVSWQDGSITAQLATPDMKLPICAAFSYPGMLTQKNNSVASLDLTAQGLNFYKPNKELFPCLDLAYQAFVQELCIELNAANEIAVERFLQKDIQFLQIPQLIHDMLCHASKLPKISLLSHTIETALNSIEERDAHIREQAKNWH
- a CDS encoding tRNA threonylcarbamoyladenosine biosynthesis protein TsaB, which translates into the protein MDELTLILNAAEKRLQFILLQDEILLHAEESEPQKNGTDPLLSHINHACRQLGTHPNRIKKIAATAGPGNFMGIRLTAAIAGAFCRANNGMQASINYMQALAYNYFAKEEEIIHIVTAGTRELVHSQCFQYINGMAQALQEIRLIPFEQLSGIPCEFCCGSGIRTEKVQEILKNHGCALLPSSFDSPSINSLLQCLKTVQWQKEDISPLYLKECDAVQNLPHIAELQGRNPEESRQELERLLKA
- a CDS encoding phosphatidate cytidylyltransferase; translation: MAESKFSAVKTRIRTALILVLILSIVLYLGETAIYAFICLVSLLAQWEFLSLFYPGKEKLHFKILFCGLGVFHFLLSYFLPAFPLVFNICAVALISAFTALAGFTHENAWDNMKKAGLGFISFIYLPVVFSFMSKFSLMQQFLVLLIPIASDTFAYFVGIAVGKHKIWVSVSPKKSVEGCAAGLLVSILILLYFAYCQHVVTAPFPLLLLLGITLGVLAQLGDFFESALKRTVAIKDSGTLLAGHGGVLDRTDSLLFTITGFELFTLLLSVL
- the uppS gene encoding polyprenyl diphosphate synthase, with the protein product MTLPKHIAIIMDGNGRWAKQRGLSRSEGHLAGANTVELVIKECLRHKIPHLSLYSFSTENWNRPKEEVDYLFNLFCQFVESKLPLMLEENIRFSMIGDKSELPEEAQNALENAIEKTKHCKKLELTLAINYSGTQEILHAVRQSVGEILNKEQHKEKIQDLIQKNESEAVISYLTSLFDKNHYTEQNLRNNLYLPYLPNPDLIIRTSGELRLSNFYLLQAAYSEFYFTETFWPDFSEQDFENALIAYQNRNRRFGKIDK
- the rseP gene encoding RIP metalloprotease RseP; this encodes MDFIISIFSHLDSVIAIILVLGGLIFIHELGHFLAFRSLGVGIVTFSIGMGPKIWGVKKGKTTYQIAAFPFGGYVAAVGEYSKDVEEIGFTQEEAVSNRPAWQRMYFAFAGPFANLLTAWAIYTLLAFTSGMNILLPQVGALLPDSPAMSAGLQEKDLIVAIDGKTVSSWNEVPDIVNNSGGKTMKFTIERNNENMDVLIDPQKMPRLNIFGEEEIAWLIGIQPMGTIRTEELGFAASLKQGVTQSWDMIVLTLTGLKKMVTGSVSADSVGGPLLIGEMIAKQAENGIVSLLLLTALISVNLGLLNLLPIPILDGGLIFFCLVEMIIRRPVPEKLQERLMQLGALLLIALMIFATFNDIMRWFR